One stretch of Spiroplasma mirum ATCC 29335 DNA includes these proteins:
- a CDS encoding 1-deoxy-D-xylulose-5-phosphate synthase, with protein sequence MKLKDYHNHYDLKTLNTKELSELAEDLRTTIIMTVKKNGGHLASNLGTVELTISLLKSFDIDNNDLILFDTGHQTYPYKILTDRKEQFSTIRLPDGLSAFQSPQESKYDYLANGHAGTALSTAIAYSYNPKYQNIVCIIGDAAFTNGLTFEALNHLGTIANKVIIILNDNEMSISKNISILHTTISKFRASWFYKMMAKVSKVTRYIPPFTLLYLCHLLVEKLIHRFAIPGLFAGFNLDYIGKINGHNFRKLTRALKNAKKIKGSILVHVNTKKGKGYQEENLTGSESCHSYSLVTKPESEWSYYVAQHLQKVFQDQKFYLISAAMQSSLYLEEFMNENKDYCIDVGIAEEHGVTLASGFALDHHKVVVSMYSTFLQRAYDEILHDVVRNHLPVIFLIDRASLSLADGVSHHGIYDISFLNSMGGIAIIAQPANNADFNQMLQLALANNHDPFFIRYPKMGITYNTNPAAFNIGEWEYYLFFPSAQYLIITYGNNVEHFKKLIMSKQLSTKVNLVNARFINPIDEKMIQEIIAHQYHQIIIYEDVIKQGGLFSNIISAFPNLDLRNIKHYAYEHGLLIKNPLNPEDVIKENFGNL encoded by the coding sequence ATGAAATTAAAAGATTATCATAATCATTATGATTTGAAAACCTTGAACACCAAAGAACTATCAGAACTTGCTGAAGATTTACGAACCACCATTATTATGACTGTAAAGAAAAATGGTGGACACTTAGCAAGTAACTTAGGAACCGTTGAATTAACAATTAGTTTATTAAAATCTTTTGATATTGATAATAATGATTTAATTTTATTTGACACTGGTCACCAAACATATCCCTATAAAATTTTAACTGATCGCAAGGAGCAGTTTAGTACAATTCGTTTACCGGACGGACTAAGTGCTTTTCAATCCCCCCAGGAAAGTAAGTATGATTATCTTGCCAATGGTCATGCGGGAACTGCTCTTTCAACTGCAATTGCTTATAGTTATAATCCCAAGTACCAAAATATTGTTTGTATTATTGGGGATGCCGCATTTACCAATGGGTTAACTTTTGAAGCGTTAAACCATTTAGGAACAATTGCCAACAAAGTTATTATCATTTTAAATGATAACGAAATGAGTATTTCAAAAAACATTAGTATTTTACATACCACAATTAGTAAATTTCGTGCTAGTTGGTTTTATAAAATGATGGCAAAAGTTTCAAAAGTAACACGTTATATTCCGCCTTTTACCTTACTATATTTATGTCATTTATTAGTCGAAAAACTAATTCACCGGTTTGCGATTCCGGGTTTATTTGCTGGTTTTAATTTAGACTATATTGGGAAAATTAATGGTCATAACTTTCGCAAGTTAACGCGGGCTTTAAAAAATGCCAAAAAAATAAAGGGTAGTATCCTTGTCCATGTCAATACCAAAAAAGGGAAGGGCTACCAAGAAGAAAATCTGACTGGTTCAGAAAGTTGTCACTCTTATAGTTTAGTAACAAAACCAGAAAGTGAATGAAGTTATTATGTAGCGCAACATCTCCAAAAAGTTTTTCAAGATCAAAAATTTTACTTAATTTCAGCGGCAATGCAATCTTCTTTATATTTAGAAGAATTTATGAATGAAAATAAAGATTATTGTATTGATGTGGGGATTGCCGAAGAACACGGGGTTACTTTAGCGAGTGGGTTTGCTCTTGACCATCACAAAGTTGTTGTTAGTATGTATTCAACTTTTTTACAACGAGCCTATGATGAAATTTTACACGATGTTGTTCGCAACCACTTACCCGTAATCTTTTTAATTGATCGTGCCAGTTTAAGTTTGGCGGATGGGGTTAGTCACCACGGTATCTATGATATTAGTTTTTTAAATAGTATGGGGGGGATTGCAATCATTGCCCAACCAGCTAATAATGCAGATTTTAACCAAATGCTGCAGTTAGCATTAGCTAACAACCATGATCCATTTTTTATTCGTTATCCTAAAATGGGAATTACTTATAATACCAACCCTGCGGCTTTTAACATTGGGGAATGAGAATATTATTTATTTTTTCCAAGTGCGCAGTACCTTATTATCACTTATGGGAATAATGTTGAACATTTTAAAAAGTTAATTATGAGTAAACAACTATCAACAAAAGTTAACTTAGTTAATGCCCGCTTTATTAATCCAATTGATGAAAAGATGATACAAGAAATTATTGCCCACCAATATCACCAAATTATTATTTATGAGGATGTTATTAAACAAGGGGGGTTATTTAGTAATATTATTAGTGCCTTTCCTAATCTTGATTTAAGAAATATTAAACATTATGCTTATGAACATGGGTTATTAATTAAAAATCCGCTTAATCCCGAGGATGTTATCAAAGAAAATTTCGGAAATCTTTAA
- a CDS encoding aminopeptidase P family protein: MQKFINIKLDRNAILNKYLTQHNVEAILFHSPVNRLWFSKFASSEGYLLYTKDESILFLDGRYITAGKEHAKNVTRVELMVTNNANGFFGTLSEVLKKRQVKNLAFESDFLVYSYYQMIDKALGDVTLKPVDFTELRTIKDNEEVNLIKKACAIGDTAIANVIKKIKVGMTEREIEQIILNTFIEMGAEQPSFKTIVASGIRGALPHGKASDKVINNNELVTIDFGCIYQGYCSDTTRTIGLGQPSAKMLEIYDVVYQAQKLGIAAVKPGVTTKEIDDICRNYIIEKGYGEYFTHSTGHGLGIEVHEFPRVSPFCNVPLKQGMVITVEPGIYIPDLGGVRIEDDILVTEDGHQLLTEAKRELILV, from the coding sequence ATGCAAAAATTTATCAATATTAAATTAGATCGCAATGCAATTTTAAATAAGTATTTAACGCAGCATAATGTTGAAGCAATTTTATTTCATTCTCCCGTTAACCGTCTATGGTTTTCTAAATTTGCTTCATCAGAAGGATACTTATTATATACTAAAGATGAGTCAATTTTATTTTTAGATGGTCGCTACATCACCGCGGGAAAAGAACACGCAAAAAATGTGACGCGAGTTGAACTAATGGTGACCAATAATGCCAATGGTTTTTTTGGAACCCTAAGTGAAGTACTTAAAAAACGCCAGGTTAAGAACCTTGCTTTTGAAAGTGATTTTTTAGTTTATAGTTACTACCAAATGATTGATAAAGCGTTAGGAGATGTTACTTTAAAACCAGTTGATTTTACCGAATTACGAACAATTAAAGATAATGAGGAAGTTAACTTAATCAAAAAAGCTTGTGCAATTGGTGATACTGCCATTGCGAATGTTATTAAAAAAATTAAGGTCGGAATGACAGAACGGGAAATTGAACAAATTATTTTAAATACCTTTATTGAAATGGGGGCTGAACAACCTAGTTTTAAAACAATTGTTGCTTCGGGAATCCGCGGGGCGTTACCCCATGGGAAAGCTTCAGACAAAGTTATTAATAATAATGAATTAGTAACAATTGATTTTGGATGTATTTACCAAGGATATTGTTCAGATACTACCAGAACAATTGGGTTAGGACAACCAAGCGCGAAAATGTTAGAAATTTATGATGTTGTTTATCAAGCGCAAAAATTAGGGATTGCTGCTGTTAAACCAGGGGTAACTACAAAAGAAATAGATGATATTTGTCGTAATTATATTATAGAAAAGGGGTATGGGGAATATTTTACCCATTCAACAGGCCATGGGCTAGGAATTGAAGTTCATGAGTTTCCGCGGGTATCACCATTTTGTAATGTTCCGCTAAAACAAGGGATGGTAATTACCGTGGAACCAGGGATTTACATTCCTGACCTGGGGGGTGTGCGGATTGAAGATGATATTCTAGTTACTGAAGATGGTCATCAGCTCTTAACAGAGGCTAAGAGAGAATTAATTTTAGTCTAA